TAGGAATCGGCGCGCTCGGCGCGCTGGCTGTTCCAGCGGTCCACGTGCTTGAGCTTCACTCGCAGCACCGCCGCCTGGACAGCGTCGAGACGGCTGTTCCACCCGAGCTCTTCATGGAAGTAGCGCCGCGCGCTGCCGTGGTTGCGCAGGTGACGCAGGCGCTCGGCCAGCTTGGGGTCGGAAGTGGCGATGCACCCCCCGTCGCCGAACGCGCTCAGGTTCTTGGTGGGATAGAAACTGAAGGCCGCCGCTGTGCCGAGGCTGCCGGCGCGTTTGCCGCGCCAAGCCGCGCCAAAGGCCTGGGCTGCGTCCTCCACCAGGGCGAGATCGTGGGCCGTGGCGATGCGCTCGAAGGCATCCGGCTCCGCTACCTGCCCGTATAAATGGACGGGGATGATGGCCTTCACCTTGGTCGGCGGATATGCCGCGAACTTGCGCTCCAGCTTCGCTGGATCGAGATTGAAGGTCAGGGGGTCGATATCGACGAACACGGGCCGCGCGCCCGCCCGCACGATGGCGCTGGCGGAGGCAAAAAAGCTGAAGGGGGTGGTGACGACCTCGTCGCCCGGTCCTACGTTCAGCGCCAGCAGCGAGAGCCACAAAGCGTCGGTCCCGGAGGCGCAGGCCACGGCCTCGGACGCGCCGGCATAGCTGGCGATCTCGCGCTCCAGGGCCGCG
The window above is part of the Terriglobales bacterium genome. Proteins encoded here:
- a CDS encoding DegT/DnrJ/EryC1/StrS family aminotransferase → MSKAAQKAAVPLLDLTRQYASIRDEVMAAIERVCASQHFILGEEVAALEREIASYAGASEAVACASGTDALWLSLLALNVGPGDEVVTTPFSFFASASAIVRAGARPVFVDIDPLTFNLDPAKLERKFAAYPPTKVKAIIPVHLYGQVAEPDAFERIATAHDLALVEDAAQAFGAAWRGKRAGSLGTAAAFSFYPTKNLSAFGDGGCIATSDPKLAERLRHLRNHGSARRYFHEELGWNSRLDAVQAAVLRVKLKHVDRWNSQRAERADSYDRLFTHAGLAGGEDLPIRTPHRARDARHIFHQYVVRAQRRDALRAALAERGIATEIYYPLPLHLQNAFGYLGYSAGDFPEAERAAAEVLALPMFPELREDEQRAVVEAIAEFFS